Proteins encoded within one genomic window of Synechococcus sp. PCC 7335:
- a CDS encoding SPOR domain-containing protein, giving the protein MATQRTTHELSARLGAVLGSVDISLDAELTRYRRSRRLTGLSGEDICREDAYRNTQSDPASDVEPVEATLVSTPPPVPPNRKLMAAGYYDRDSQDANPPSIRFWAQQKSSNSSNELTSHSASISTSALLSSLTEADQTKAKAVGSGIVPTIAPQTHSPLSQVTQAHQPGESAQTLSGISTPSSYLASSTKLIGSLEDKSAQPNPAELAATGQSRRKTVSLLAGAVLGCLGLLTGLGASYVMSNSLAEQRLANELADPSPVLGIENTAAATFDPPGPDLSSAEFVQLKIDNLSSLQMPKSDPIIPSTISAGQPPTTPSHPSGLSSAGPVETVIPSVARPNSASVATETQAAVLPIGQTYYVTVPFRSEQGLWQIRQSISEAFVRRFADGNRIQVGAFSNAQSAEQFLEKLKENNIVAEVYGPTTE; this is encoded by the coding sequence ATGGCGACGCAGCGTACTACTCATGAATTATCGGCTCGGCTAGGTGCTGTACTAGGCAGCGTTGATATCAGTCTAGACGCTGAGCTAACTCGGTATCGTCGTAGTCGTCGGCTCACAGGATTGAGTGGAGAAGATATCTGCCGAGAAGATGCCTATAGAAACACACAGAGCGATCCGGCTTCTGATGTGGAACCAGTCGAGGCGACTCTAGTAAGTACCCCACCGCCAGTTCCGCCTAATAGAAAGCTAATGGCCGCTGGTTACTATGATCGTGACAGCCAAGACGCTAATCCGCCATCGATCCGCTTCTGGGCGCAGCAAAAATCTAGTAACTCATCTAATGAGCTAACCAGTCATTCAGCAAGCATATCCACATCCGCCTTACTAAGCTCACTGACTGAAGCCGATCAGACTAAAGCCAAAGCTGTCGGCAGTGGAATAGTTCCTACTATCGCTCCACAAACTCATTCCCCACTAAGTCAGGTCACACAGGCTCACCAGCCGGGGGAATCTGCGCAAACTCTATCTGGAATAAGCACGCCTAGCAGCTACCTAGCCTCTTCTACAAAACTCATCGGAAGCCTAGAGGACAAATCAGCACAGCCCAACCCAGCTGAGCTTGCAGCTACTGGTCAATCTAGACGTAAAACCGTTTCTCTACTAGCTGGCGCAGTGCTGGGCTGCTTAGGACTCCTAACCGGATTGGGGGCTAGCTACGTCATGTCAAATTCGCTTGCCGAGCAGCGTCTAGCCAACGAACTGGCTGATCCTAGTCCGGTTCTTGGTATAGAAAACACCGCTGCTGCGACGTTTGACCCGCCTGGACCAGACCTATCGAGCGCTGAATTCGTCCAACTTAAAATTGACAATCTTAGCTCGCTGCAGATGCCCAAAAGTGACCCTATCATTCCTAGTACTATTAGCGCAGGGCAGCCACCGACGACGCCTTCTCATCCATCAGGGCTATCTTCGGCGGGACCAGTAGAGACCGTCATACCGTCTGTGGCTAGACCTAACTCAGCTTCAGTAGCGACTGAGACACAGGCCGCTGTATTGCCGATTGGGCAAACCTACTACGTCACGGTTCCTTTCAGATCAGAGCAGGGTCTCTGGCAAATTAGACAATCTATCAGTGAAGCTTTTGTCCGTCGGTTTGCCGATGGTAATCGGATTCAGGTAGGAGCTTTTAGCAACGCTCAATCCGCAGAGCAGTTTCTTGAAAAATTAAAAGAGAATAACATTGTGGCTGAAGTGTATGGTCCTACGACAGAGTAA